The DNA segment ATGATTCTTAAAACCAACAATTTTTTATCCGGGACGCTTTATCAGGCACCGGAGGACTGCGGAAGATGCCGATCCGGAACAAGGACCATTCATGCATTCGGTGGCAGACGTGTTGTTCAGTTATTGTTCAAATCCGGCGGAAAAAGCACAGAGCAGTAAAAGGGAAATTTTTCAAAAACAAAAAATTAAAAAAAATCAGGAAATTTCCTTTAATTTTTCCATAACATCATCGGTATGACCTTTCACCCTGACTTTTCTCCAGATATGGCTGATTGTGCCTGATTTAGAGAGCAAAAATGTACTCCTTTCAACACCCATGTATTCCCGCCCGTACATCTTTTTCAGTTTCCATATACCATACTCCTTTAAAACCCGGTGATCCGGGTCTGAAAGCAGAATAATGTTAAGATCATTTTTTTCTGAAAATTTTTTATGGCTTTCGCATGAATCAGGACTTATCCCAATAACAACTGCATCCAGACCAGCAAAAGTCTCCAGGTTTTTGGAAAAAGATTTTGCTTCCTGTGTACATGCAGATGTATTGTCTTTTGGATAAAAATACAGGACAACATTTTTTCCTTTGAATACAGACAGGCATACCTCTTTGTTTTCCTTGTCAAAAAGACAAAAGTCAGGTGCAGGCTTTCCTTCCTTTAAGCTGATGGTATCAGGCATAATGGTAATATTGCCAGTTTGAGACATTATAATATTATTGGCAAACTTTTTTTCACAATACCTGATATCATATATAATCTCCATATCCGTTCAATAAATTATATATGTTTATTGTGAAAGACTCAAATATTCCTCTGACAAAAAAAGAAATAACGAATGGCAGGACTCCCTTTTATTGATCAGACAAAAAACAATAATTGTATCTGTCTGGAAAATTGCCCTTTTATCAAAGAACTCCCTGAAAATATAAAAGGTGATACCCGCCGGTTCCTTTTCGATCTGATGTGTTTCTCGGTTGAAAATTCTGTGGACGAAATATACTGGATAACCAGGGATATGAGGGT comes from the Methanomicrobium sp. W14 genome and includes:
- the bcp gene encoding thioredoxin-dependent thiol peroxidase, which gives rise to MPDTISLKEGKPAPDFCLFDKENKEVCLSVFKGKNVVLYFYPKDNTSACTQEAKSFSKNLETFAGLDAVVIGISPDSCESHKKFSEKNDLNIILLSDPDHRVLKEYGIWKLKKMYGREYMGVERSTFLLSKSGTISHIWRKVRVKGHTDDVMEKLKEIS